A genomic region of Xanthomonas fragariae contains the following coding sequences:
- a CDS encoding nucleoside hydrolase, which yields MMGMWCASAAAWAQTPVTGAQSLQTPAPTDLLVVSTDIGDDIDDAFALGLLLRSPQLRVLGIASAWGDTTLRAQLLQRLLQRVGRSEIPLAVGARTTSTLPFSQARWAGRGQLPSNLPDAAAMILQQARQHPGEVTLLVLGPLTDAALAQQRDPAGFAKLKRIVAMGGSVRVGYGKSAYRPASAPAAEYNILADIPAAQRVFAAGVPLVLLPLDATQVTLEEPERIALFAHGDGLTDALTQLYYQWRNTDQPWASATPTLFDAVPVAWLLRPELCPTTPLHLDVDAQGYTHEGPGTPNVQACLMLDKPGWTVLYMRQLLH from the coding sequence ATGATGGGGATGTGGTGCGCGTCTGCGGCTGCATGGGCGCAGACGCCTGTGACCGGAGCGCAGTCTTTGCAAACGCCTGCACCCACCGACTTGCTGGTGGTCTCTACCGATATCGGTGACGATATTGATGACGCGTTTGCATTGGGGCTACTGCTGCGCAGCCCGCAATTGCGTGTGCTGGGCATCGCATCGGCGTGGGGAGACACCACATTGCGTGCGCAGTTGTTACAGCGCTTGTTGCAGCGGGTAGGGCGCAGCGAGATTCCGTTGGCGGTGGGCGCACGCACCACCAGCACGCTTCCTTTCAGCCAAGCGCGTTGGGCGGGCAGAGGGCAATTGCCAAGCAATCTGCCGGACGCGGCGGCGATGATCCTGCAGCAGGCGCGGCAGCATCCTGGTGAAGTCACCTTGCTGGTGTTAGGGCCGCTGACTGATGCCGCGTTGGCACAGCAGCGCGACCCGGCCGGCTTTGCCAAGCTCAAGCGCATCGTGGCGATGGGTGGATCGGTGCGGGTGGGCTATGGCAAGTCGGCGTATCGCCCCGCCAGTGCCCCGGCGGCGGAATACAACATCCTCGCTGACATACCGGCCGCGCAGCGTGTATTCGCTGCCGGCGTGCCGCTCGTGTTGCTGCCGCTGGACGCCACCCAAGTCACGCTGGAAGAACCCGAGCGCATTGCACTGTTTGCGCACGGCGACGGGCTCACCGATGCGCTCACGCAACTGTATTACCAGTGGCGCAATACCGACCAGCCATGGGCCAGCGCGACGCCGACCTTGTTCGATGCAGTGCCGGTGGCCTGGCTGCTGCGCCCCGAGCTGTGCCCGACCACGCCGCTGCACCTGGACGTCGATGCGCAGGGCTATACCCACGAGGGGCCGGGCACGCCGAATGTGCAGGCTTGTCTGATGTTGGATAAGCCAGGGTGGACGGTGTTGTACATGCGGCAACTGTTGCACTGA
- the prpF gene encoding 2-methylaconitate cis-trans isomerase PrpF yields the protein MTHLPQLRIPATYMRGGTSKGVFFRLQDLPAAAQQPGPARDALLLRVIGSPDPYAKQIDGMGGATSSTSKSVIVSASTCVGHDVDYLFGQVSIDSAFVDWSGNCGNLSAAVGPFAIANGLIDAARVPGDGVATVQIWQANIGKTIVAHVPMSEGQVQETGDFELDGVTFPAAEVQLEFLDPADALEGEGGAMFPTGNLIDQLEIPGLGTIAATLINAGIPTIFVNARDLGYTGTELQEAINGDPRALTMFETLRAHGAVRMGLIAKVKDAASRQHTPKVAFVAPPADYVASSGKRVQAVEIDLLVRAMSMGKLHHAMMGTAAVAIGTAAAVPGTLVNLAAGGAARLAVRFGHPSGTLRVGAQAQLVDGKWQVTKALMSRSARVLMEGWVRVPGGVAEVQ from the coding sequence ATGACCCATCTGCCCCAACTCCGCATCCCCGCCACCTACATGCGCGGTGGCACCAGCAAGGGCGTGTTTTTCCGTCTGCAGGATCTGCCTGCCGCCGCTCAGCAGCCTGGGCCGGCGCGCGATGCGTTGCTCTTACGAGTGATCGGCAGCCCTGATCCGTATGCCAAGCAGATCGATGGTATGGGTGGGGCGACCTCGAGTACCAGCAAGAGCGTGATCGTGTCGGCCAGCACGTGCGTCGGGCACGATGTGGACTATCTGTTCGGGCAGGTGTCCATCGACAGCGCGTTCGTGGACTGGAGCGGTAACTGCGGCAATCTGTCGGCGGCGGTTGGGCCGTTTGCGATTGCCAACGGCTTGATCGACGCTGCACGTGTGCCGGGCGATGGTGTGGCGACGGTGCAGATCTGGCAGGCCAATATCGGCAAGACCATCGTGGCGCATGTGCCGATGAGCGAGGGGCAGGTGCAGGAAACCGGCGACTTCGAACTGGATGGGGTGACCTTTCCGGCGGCCGAGGTGCAGCTGGAATTTCTCGATCCGGCCGACGCTTTAGAGGGCGAGGGTGGGGCGATGTTTCCCACCGGCAACCTGATCGATCAACTGGAGATTCCAGGCCTGGGCACGATTGCCGCAACGCTGATCAACGCCGGCATTCCGACCATCTTCGTCAACGCGCGAGACCTGGGCTACACCGGAACCGAGCTGCAGGAGGCCATCAATGGCGACCCGCGTGCGCTGACAATGTTCGAGACCTTGCGCGCGCACGGTGCGGTACGAATGGGGTTGATTGCGAAGGTGAAGGATGCCGCCTCGCGGCAGCACACGCCAAAAGTGGCCTTCGTTGCGCCGCCGGCCGACTATGTCGCGTCTAGCGGTAAGCGGGTGCAGGCGGTCGAGATCGATCTGCTGGTGCGTGCGATGTCGATGGGCAAATTGCACCACGCGATGATGGGCACCGCAGCGGTAGCGATCGGCACCGCGGCCGCCGTGCCGGGCACGCTGGTCAATCTGGCGGCCGGCGGTGCGGCGCGTTTGGCAGTGCGCTTCGGGCATCCGTCCGGCACCTTGCGGGTTGGTGCGCAGGCGCAGTTGGTCGACGGCAAGTGGCAGGTGACCAAGGCGCTGATGAGCCGCAGTGCGCGGGTGCTGATGGAAGGTTGGGTGCGGGTGCCAGGCGGTGTTGCCGAGGTCCAGTGA
- a CDS encoding TonB-dependent receptor: protein MSASRSLKISALAVAVASFLPFYAAAQQVPSDNGVVRLDAVKVTVERRSEDSKDVPVSASVLRPEFLDAISTSGSDIRVLAGKAPSLNIESSNGRVFPRVYIRGYGNTDFNTYASQPVSLIYDEVVQENAFLKGFPIFDLAGLEVLRGPQGTLFGRNTPAGVVKFNSVKPSIGANDGYASLSYGTYGTMTLESGLSIAMGDHWAARLSSLGQRRDDWVENRDGRDLEGYTDTAVRLQLLYQASDDFSALFNAHARHLDGTARLFRANLVQPGTNQLVPGFDAEKSFIDAANHQQLQTYGGSANLTWDLGDIALHSITAYEGIGKYYSRGDIDGGFGAVFAPPSGPGVIPFPVETAGGIKRLDQYSQEVRAESQDDGPLNWQAGLYYFHDDVEGENYTYNSFSGGDLASYQLTRQRNTSWAAFGSLNYAATGRLNLRAGIRYTYDKKTFDVLGLDRVTLIEPSSGETDNSKVTGDVAAKFSINDGINVYARAARGLRGASFGVPSGTAPLTVAEPETVDSFEIGIKSDLFDNRARLNLDIYDFRVKNQQLTAVGGVANDVRLLNADKTKARGAEFDFEALITQNLRVTVGGAYNWTSIDDPSLSVGVCRTCTVTDPLNAAGNAIIDGNDLPQAARWMANTTLRYGIPMGNDGELFFYTDWSYRSEVHFFLYDSKEFTGQPLVEGGAKIGYNWDAGAYELSVFCRNCTNQIRVTGAIDFNNLTGFINDPRIVGAQFRANF from the coding sequence ATGTCCGCCAGCCGGTCGCTCAAGATCAGCGCGCTCGCCGTTGCTGTCGCTTCTTTTCTCCCGTTCTACGCTGCCGCTCAGCAGGTGCCCAGCGACAACGGTGTCGTGCGTCTGGATGCGGTCAAGGTCACGGTCGAGCGTCGCTCGGAAGACTCCAAGGATGTGCCGGTGTCGGCATCGGTGCTGCGTCCGGAATTTCTGGACGCCATCTCCACCAGTGGCTCGGACATCCGTGTGCTGGCCGGCAAGGCGCCCAGCCTCAACATCGAATCGTCCAACGGCCGTGTGTTTCCGCGCGTCTACATCCGCGGCTACGGCAACACCGATTTCAATACCTACGCCTCGCAGCCGGTGTCGTTGATCTACGACGAGGTGGTGCAGGAAAACGCCTTTTTGAAGGGCTTCCCGATTTTCGATCTGGCAGGCTTGGAAGTCTTGCGCGGCCCCCAAGGCACGTTGTTCGGTCGCAATACGCCGGCCGGTGTGGTCAAGTTCAATTCGGTCAAGCCGAGCATCGGCGCCAATGACGGCTACGCCAGCCTGTCTTACGGGACCTACGGCACCATGACGCTGGAAAGCGGCCTGAGCATCGCGATGGGCGACCATTGGGCAGCGCGTCTGTCCAGCTTGGGCCAGCGCCGCGACGATTGGGTGGAAAACCGCGACGGCCGCGATCTGGAAGGCTATACCGATACGGCCGTGCGTCTGCAGCTGCTGTATCAGGCCAGCGACGACTTCAGCGCGTTGTTCAACGCGCATGCGCGTCACTTGGACGGCACAGCGCGTCTGTTCCGCGCCAACCTCGTCCAGCCGGGCACCAACCAATTAGTGCCCGGCTTCGATGCAGAGAAGTCCTTTATCGACGCTGCCAATCATCAGCAACTGCAGACCTACGGCGGCAGTGCCAATCTGACCTGGGATCTGGGCGACATCGCGCTGCACTCAATCACCGCCTATGAAGGCATCGGCAAGTACTACAGCCGCGGCGACATCGACGGCGGCTTCGGCGCGGTATTCGCACCGCCGTCCGGCCCGGGCGTGATCCCGTTCCCGGTGGAAACTGCCGGCGGCATCAAGCGCCTGGACCAGTACAGCCAGGAAGTGCGTGCCGAATCGCAGGACGATGGTCCGCTTAACTGGCAGGCCGGCCTGTACTACTTTCATGACGATGTGGAGGGCGAAAACTATACCTACAACAGCTTCAGCGGCGGCGACCTGGCTAGCTATCAACTGACCCGTCAGCGCAATACCTCGTGGGCCGCGTTCGGCTCGTTGAACTACGCGGCCACCGGCCGTTTGAACCTGCGCGCCGGCATTCGCTACACCTACGACAAGAAAACCTTCGACGTACTGGGGCTGGATCGCGTCACGCTGATCGAGCCGTCCAGCGGCGAGACCGACAACTCCAAGGTCACCGGCGATGTAGCGGCGAAGTTTTCCATCAACGACGGCATCAACGTCTATGCACGTGCGGCACGCGGTTTACGCGGCGCGAGCTTCGGCGTGCCCTCGGGCACCGCGCCGCTGACCGTGGCCGAGCCTGAGACGGTGGATTCGTTCGAGATCGGCATCAAGTCCGACCTGTTCGACAACCGTGCACGTCTGAACTTGGACATCTACGATTTCCGCGTCAAGAATCAGCAGCTCACCGCAGTGGGCGGCGTGGCCAACGACGTACGTTTGCTCAATGCTGATAAGACCAAGGCGCGCGGCGCCGAGTTCGATTTCGAAGCGCTGATCACCCAGAACCTGCGCGTTACCGTCGGCGGTGCCTACAACTGGACCAGCATCGACGACCCGAGCCTGTCGGTGGGCGTGTGCCGTACCTGCACCGTGACCGACCCGCTCAATGCTGCCGGCAACGCCATCATCGACGGCAACGACCTGCCGCAGGCGGCCAGGTGGATGGCCAATACCACGCTGCGTTACGGCATCCCGATGGGCAACGACGGCGAGCTGTTCTTCTACACCGACTGGTCCTACCGTAGCGAAGTGCACTTCTTCCTTTACGATTCCAAGGAGTTCACCGGTCAGCCGTTGGTCGAAGGCGGCGCCAAGATCGGCTATAACTGGGACGCGGGTGCATACGAGTTGTCGGTGTTCTGCCGCAACTGCACCAACCAGATTCGTGTGACTGGTGCGATCGACTTCAACAACCTCACCGGCTTCATCAACGATCCGCGCATCGTTGGCGCGCAGTTTCGTGCAAATTTCTGA
- the acnD gene encoding Fe/S-dependent 2-methylisocitrate dehydratase AcnD: protein MNSQYRKPLPGTSLDYFDARAAVDALQPGAYAMLPYTARVHAENLVRRAEPQLLEAYLRQLIERKRDLDFPWFPARVVCHDILGQTALVDLAGLRDAIAEQGGDPAQVNPVVPVQLIVDHSLAVEYAGFDKQAFAKNRSVEDRRNADRFHFIEWTKRAFENMQVIPPGNGIMHQINLEKMSPVIYTLDGVAFPDTCVGTDSHTPHVDALGVIAVGVGGLEAENVMLGRASWMRLPDIIGVELLGRPAPGITATDIVLALTEFLRQQRVVGAYLEFYGAGASALTIGDRATISNMTPEFGATAAMFYIDQQTLDYLRLTGREDTQIALVETYARQTGLWADALIYAQYERVLQFDLSSVVRNMAGPSNPHKRVATTELAARGIAGTWDQVPGQMPDGAVIIAAITSCTNTSNPRNVIAAGLLARNANARGLTRKPWVKSSLAPGSKAVQLYLEEAGLLSELEQLGFGIVAFACTTCNGMSGALDPVIQQEIIDRDLYATAVLSGNRNFDGRIHPYAKQAFLASPPLVIAYAIAGTVRFDIEKDVLGIDADGVAVTLKDLWPTDAQIDAVVARSVKPEHFRSVYDPMFKRSVTQGIGVSPLYAWRPTSTYIRRPPYWEGALAGARSLRGMRPLAVLGDNITTDHLSPSNAILAGSAAGEYLAKMGLPEEDFNSYATHRGDHLTAQRATFANPKLVNEMAVVDGQVKAGSLARLEPEGQVLRMWEAIETYMTRKQPLIIIAGADYGQGSSRDWAAKGVRLAGVEVIVAEGFERIHRTNLVGMGVLPLEFKPGSDRKTLGIDGSETFDVAGERTPGATLTLSIHRRNGKQLQVPVTCRLDTAEEVSIYQAGGVLQRFAQDFLENRESGVGNRELSGATATPRPEMH, encoded by the coding sequence ATGAACAGCCAGTACCGCAAGCCCCTGCCGGGTACCTCGTTGGATTATTTCGATGCACGCGCTGCCGTGGATGCGCTGCAACCCGGCGCCTATGCAATGTTGCCGTACACCGCACGTGTGCATGCCGAAAACCTGGTGCGGCGCGCGGAACCACAACTGTTGGAAGCGTATCTTCGCCAGCTGATCGAGCGTAAGCGCGACCTGGATTTCCCGTGGTTTCCGGCCCGTGTGGTCTGCCATGACATTCTCGGGCAGACCGCGTTGGTCGACTTGGCCGGCTTGCGTGATGCGATCGCCGAGCAGGGCGGCGACCCGGCGCAGGTTAACCCGGTAGTGCCAGTGCAGTTAATCGTCGATCACTCGCTGGCGGTGGAATATGCCGGCTTCGACAAGCAGGCTTTTGCCAAGAATCGCAGTGTGGAAGATCGCCGCAACGCCGATCGCTTCCACTTCATTGAATGGACCAAGCGTGCGTTCGAGAACATGCAAGTGATTCCGCCGGGCAACGGGATCATGCACCAGATCAATCTTGAGAAGATGTCGCCGGTGATCTACACCCTCGATGGCGTAGCGTTTCCCGATACCTGCGTGGGCACCGATAGCCACACGCCGCATGTGGATGCGCTAGGCGTGATCGCGGTGGGTGTGGGTGGATTGGAAGCGGAGAATGTGATGCTGGGCCGGGCGTCGTGGATGCGCTTGCCCGACATTATCGGGGTGGAATTGTTGGGCCGGCCAGCACCGGGCATCACGGCCACCGACATTGTGCTGGCGTTGACCGAGTTCCTGCGTCAGCAGCGGGTGGTCGGCGCCTATCTGGAGTTTTATGGAGCCGGCGCCAGTGCGCTGACTATCGGCGACCGCGCGACCATCTCCAACATGACGCCGGAGTTCGGTGCCACCGCGGCGATGTTCTATATCGATCAGCAGACGCTGGACTATCTGCGCCTGACCGGGCGCGAAGACACCCAGATTGCATTGGTGGAAACCTACGCCCGCCAGACCGGCTTATGGGCGGATGCTCTTATCTACGCGCAATACGAGCGCGTGCTGCAGTTCGATCTGTCTAGCGTGGTGCGCAACATGGCCGGTCCATCCAACCCGCACAAGCGCGTGGCCACTACCGAGCTGGCCGCCCGCGGTATTGCCGGTACCTGGGACCAGGTGCCGGGACAGATGCCCGATGGCGCGGTGATCATCGCGGCGATTACTTCGTGCACCAACACCTCCAATCCACGCAACGTCATTGCTGCCGGCTTGCTGGCACGTAATGCGAACGCACGCGGATTGACCCGCAAACCGTGGGTGAAGAGTTCGCTGGCGCCGGGTTCCAAGGCTGTGCAGTTGTATCTGGAGGAAGCGGGTCTGTTGAGCGAGCTGGAACAGCTTGGCTTCGGCATCGTGGCGTTCGCATGCACCACCTGCAACGGCATGAGCGGTGCGCTGGATCCGGTGATCCAGCAAGAGATCATCGATCGCGATCTGTATGCAACGGCGGTGTTGTCGGGTAACCGCAATTTCGATGGGCGGATCCATCCGTATGCCAAGCAGGCGTTTCTGGCATCGCCGCCATTGGTGATTGCGTATGCGATCGCCGGCACGGTGCGCTTCGATATCGAAAAAGATGTGCTGGGCATCGATGCCGATGGCGTGGCGGTGACGCTCAAGGATCTGTGGCCTACCGATGCGCAGATTGATGCAGTGGTGGCACGCAGCGTCAAGCCGGAGCATTTCCGCAGCGTCTACGACCCGATGTTCAAGCGCAGCGTGACGCAGGGCATCGGCGTGAGCCCCTTGTACGCTTGGCGCCCGACCAGCACCTACATCCGCCGCCCGCCGTATTGGGAAGGCGCGCTTGCTGGCGCACGCAGTTTGCGTGGCATGCGGCCGTTGGCGGTGTTGGGCGACAACATCACGACCGATCATCTATCGCCGTCGAATGCGATTCTGGCGGGCAGTGCGGCCGGCGAGTATCTGGCGAAGATGGGCCTACCGGAGGAAGACTTCAACTCCTACGCAACCCATCGCGGCGATCACCTCACCGCGCAGCGCGCCACCTTCGCCAACCCCAAGCTGGTCAACGAAATGGCGGTGGTCGATGGGCAAGTCAAGGCCGGTTCGTTGGCGCGGCTGGAACCGGAAGGTCAGGTGTTGCGCATGTGGGAGGCGATCGAAACCTACATGACGCGCAAGCAGCCGCTGATCATCATTGCAGGCGCCGATTACGGCCAGGGTTCTTCGCGCGATTGGGCCGCCAAGGGCGTGCGCCTGGCCGGTGTGGAAGTGATCGTCGCCGAAGGCTTCGAGCGGATTCACCGTACCAACCTGGTCGGCATGGGTGTGCTGCCGCTGGAGTTCAAGCCGGGCAGTGATCGCAAGACGCTGGGCATCGACGGCAGCGAGACCTTCGATGTCGCGGGTGAACGCACACCGGGCGCCACGCTGACGTTGTCGATCCATCGGCGCAACGGCAAGCAGCTGCAAGTGCCGGTCACGTGCCGCCTGGATACTGCCGAAGAAGTGTCGATTTACCAAGCCGGCGGCGTACTGCAGCGGTTTGCGCAGGATTTTTTGGAGAACCGGGAGTCGGGAGTCGGGAATCGGGAGTTGTCAGGAGCAACGGCAACACCGAGACCGGAAATGCACTAG